One Aspergillus oryzae RIB40 DNA, chromosome 2 genomic window carries:
- a CDS encoding proliferating cell nuclear antigen (DNA polymerase delta processivity factor (proliferating cell nuclear antigen)) → MTNILNEEDMLEARLEQASLLKRVVDAIKDLVQDCNFDCNDSGIALQAMDNSHVALVSMLLKAEGFSPYRCDRNIALGINLVSLTKVLRAAQNEDILTLKADDSPDAVNLMFESAETDRLSEYDIKLMDIDQEHLAIPETEYAATVEMPSAEFQRICRDLNALSESVVIEATKEGVKFSCQGDIGSGSVTIRQHTNVDKPEQNVSIALSEPVALTFSLKYLVNFCKATTLSSKVSLCLSQEVPLLVEYGLGSGHLRFYLAPKIGDEE, encoded by the exons TGTTGGAAGCTCGCCTAGAACAAGCCTCTCTCCTCAAGCGC GTTGTCGACGCTATCAAGGATCTGGTGCAGGACTGCAACTTTGACTGCAATGACTCTGGTATCGCCCTCCAGGCCATGGATAACTCCCATGTAGCCCTAGTTTCCATGCTCCTCAAGGCCGAAGGCTTCTCCCCATACCGCTGCGACCGCAACATTGCTCTCGGTATCAACTTGGTCTCCTTGACCAAGGTCCTGCGGGCTGCTCAgaatgaagacattcttaCTCTCAAGGCCGATGACTCACCGGACGCCGTTAACCTCATGTTCGAGAGCGCTGAGACCGACCGACTAAGCGAATATGATATTAAGTTGATGGACATTGACCAGGAGCACCTGGCAATCCCAGAGACCGAGTATGCCGCTACCGTCGAGATGCCTTCTGCAGAATTCCAGCGGATCTGCAGAGACCTGAACGCACTTTCCGAGTCTG TTGTCATTGAGGCTACCAAGGAAGGTGTCAAGTTCTCCTGCCAGGGTGACATTGGCAGCGGATCTGTCACCATCCGTCAACACACCAACGTCGATAAGCCCGAACAGAACGTTTCCATTGCTCTCTCCGAACCCGTTGCCCTCACTTTCTCCCTCAAGTACCTCGTCAACTTCTGCAAGGCTACCACTCTCTCCAGCAAGGTGAGCCTCTGCCTGTCCCAGGAGGTTCCCCTTCTTGTTGAGTACGGTCTCGGCAGTGGTCACCTGAGATTCTACCTCGCTCCTAAG ATCGGTGACGAGGAGTAA